The following nucleotide sequence is from Puniceicoccaceae bacterium.
CCGGTTCTGCACAGGCCATTCTGAGCTGCGGAAACACGGGTGCCCTGATGGGGGGAGGTACAATCAAGCTTCGCGCGCTTGAGGGAGTTGACCGCCCAGCTCTTGCAACCATCATCCCGGGATTGCGAAAATTCACAGTGCTGATCGATTCGGGGGCCAATCCAGATGCCACTCCCGTTCACCTCTGTCACAATGCCGTGCTTGGTTCTCACTTTGCACGTGTTGTACTCGGCATCGATGAACCCAAGGTTGGTTTGCTGACCATTGGAACCGAAGAGGGCAAAGGCGGCGAGCGGGTCACTGAAACGCACCACCTCATGCGATCCATCAAGGGATTGATCCGATACGACGGATTGGTGGAAGGCTATCATCTCTTTGATGGCGAAGCCGATGTGATCGTTTGCGATGGATTTGTTGGCAATGTCGTCTTAAAGGCATGCGAATCCTTGTTCCACGTCATCGGAGATTACCTCAAACAGGAAATCACAGCTACTCCCATGCGGAAACTTGGTGCAATGTTATCTCGCGGTGCCTTTCGCAACCTGAAGGACCACTTCAGTCCATCCGAATATGGTGCAGCACCCTTCCTTGGGCTGAAAGCCCCTGTTTTTAAATCTCATGGATCATCAGACCGCCATGCCATCGCAGGCGGTATCAAGGTGGCCCTCAATGTCGTGCAACACGATATGACTGAACGCATCCTCGAGGATATCCGGGGAGTCAATCGCATGATTCAGCCTCCCCAGCGGGACTGAATTGCAACCACACAGCGGATTTTTAAGAGTTGATTGTATGGGCGTTTTTCCTCTTAAAGTTATCGCACGTCGCCCGACCGTGTCGGTCACTGTCCCTTCTGCTGGCGCAACGCCCCAGGTATTTGAATGAATTCCAAAACACATTCCATTGTCATCCGCGGCATGGGTTCTTCCGTTCCGGAAACCCGACTCACCAACGAAGATCTGACCAAGATCGTCGACACCAATGATGAGTGGATCACTGCTCGAACTGGCATCAAGGAGCGCAGAGTCGCAGGCGACGATCTACAGGTGAGTGATCTGGCAGTCAATGCCTCCCGCAACGCACTGAACGAGGCTGGGCTGCGCCCCGAAGATATTGATTTGATCGTGGTGGCCACGCTGACCTCAGAAATGATTTCACCGGCAACGGCATGCCTCGTGCAGCAAAAGCTCGGATGTCGGCCAATCCCGGCATTTGATATCAACGCAGCTTGCAGTGGGTTCATCTATGGACTCGAGGTCGCCACTGCCATGATGGAAGGCGGAAATTATCAGCATGCACTGCTCATCGGGGTGGAGAAGTTAACAGCCGTGACGGACTACGAAGACCGGGGGACCTGCATCCTCTTTGGAGATGGAGCAGGTGCAGCGGTACTTTCG
It contains:
- the plsX gene encoding phosphate acyltransferase PlsX, whose product is MKEEVRGSLAVDAMGSDKGPVEVVQGLKLALDAMASTTPRMDPILLVGRQEELEPALSSENLAQDPRVRIVHADDVIGMDEKPMQAIKKKRNASMMIALDLVKSGSAQAILSCGNTGALMGGGTIKLRALEGVDRPALATIIPGLRKFTVLIDSGANPDATPVHLCHNAVLGSHFARVVLGIDEPKVGLLTIGTEEGKGGERVTETHHLMRSIKGLIRYDGLVEGYHLFDGEADVIVCDGFVGNVVLKACESLFHVIGDYLKQEITATPMRKLGAMLSRGAFRNLKDHFSPSEYGAAPFLGLKAPVFKSHGSSDRHAIAGGIKVALNVVQHDMTERILEDIRGVNRMIQPPQRD
- a CDS encoding beta-ketoacyl-ACP synthase III; translated protein: MNSKTHSIVIRGMGSSVPETRLTNEDLTKIVDTNDEWITARTGIKERRVAGDDLQVSDLAVNASRNALNEAGLRPEDIDLIVVATLTSEMISPATACLVQQKLGCRPIPAFDINAACSGFIYGLEVATAMMEGGNYQHALLIGVEKLTAVTDYEDRGTCILFGDGAGAAVLSRVDEPGFGVLGCRIGADGSNAPLIHIPGGGSAKPATEESVRQREHYLKMNGKEVFKLAVRAMGNAGLSILREQGIDPAELKCLIPHQANIRIIDALSRSLEIPMETIFVNIQKYGNTSAASIPIALDEAKIERNFKRGDPILLVAFGAGLTWAASVIRWY